One Rhinolophus ferrumequinum isolate MPI-CBG mRhiFer1 chromosome 10, mRhiFer1_v1.p, whole genome shotgun sequence genomic window, ACTGGGCTAGAATAATGTTATAATGAGCCTCCAGAAGGGTTTAGATAAATTCACGCATTCCTTGTGGTAACCTATGATATGAATTAAGAGATGTGCAGAGTATATTCTCCTAATTTTCTGAGAATCAAGCCAAAGGCGTTAATGTCTGCCCTTCCCTATGTAGGACACATCCCTGTGTACCAATGACAAAGACTTGGGCTGGAGAGTTCTTAACAGCTGTGTCTTGACAAACTAGTGAGGTGCATCACAAGTAATTTGTTACCAAGtaacattaaatttattaaaacttgtgaataatttgttttgtaaattaagttTCAAGTTCTTTATATGAGTACTCTCTCTCACTTAACACTTCTGATAAGCTTTTTGATGGAAGAGTAAGAAGTGTTTAGACACCAAGCCATCAATGGACAGAATCCTGGGTATACTCACGGGTGTGAAACACAGGAACATATTAAAATGCATCACAGAAAACAAAGGGGTTAGTAAcagctgctctggaaaatggATTTGATAGGATATAGCATTTCTTTTGATtggtgagagaagaaaataacattaGACCCTGAGTGTAGTTGTCAACTAATATCAGGGTACTTGCTCTGAGCTACTTCATGTGCTGGATTTCATAGAGATTTGTGGTGTAAAAAGGCTTTGTTGAACACATTCTGTGTACAAGGTGATAAGaggaaaaaagacttaaaatagaaGCTGTATCAGATCAGACTGACTCTGGGGAACGTTAGCTTCTAGATCCAGTTTTGCCACTAAATGCAGAACTTCAGAACCTATGGtttctcggagcctcagtttcttcatacgTAAAATGGACAGAGGTGAACTAAGTGACCTCCAAGTTCCCTTTAGATTCTAAAATGCTTAATTTAAAGTctttgaaatgtttcttcaggtgtTCTCTCCCTGAGGCATTTCTGGGACAGACATGTTCCACTCCAAACTCTGAGATAGCCACATCTCAGGATCAGGGTTTTTAAGATGCTCCTCAAAGAAGGTATGCTTTATGTTTTCATCCCTATGCCCCAGTACAGAATCTCTACATACAGAAAGTGGGGACAGGCTTATAGTCTAGATTGATAATAGCTAGTGATGGAGATGAAAAAGATATACTTTAGTGTTGCTATTGGCATCAAATCTAAAAGCTTAGGTGATCAAGCAAGGCCTTGCATTAAGTAACATTCCTTACCTAATTTCTCCCTATCTGATAAAGCCCTTACTTTTCAGCTGAGTTGATCACATCCATTTTTCCCTTTGCTGTATGGTCTTGCTGATCCCTCCatctggaagggcagggagggaagaagaatgcATGTCCATTATTTCCTTTGAGACCAAGCTCCGTCTTACTTTGTTTCATCAGTATGGATACGTTATTTCTAGAATCCTATACTACCATGCACTTACTTATGTTCTCTTGCTTATTCATAAAGGGTCGTTCTCTTTATTAAACTTTAAACACATTTTACTGAGTAGGCACTGAATACATGTTTATCTAGTTTGTGAGTGCAGCAGGAATCTCAGatggcaaaagaatgaaagcttcaGGCTCCTCCTACCTTCATTCCCAAagctcttccttcccttcccttttctttcctgtctggAATCCCCTATCTTCAAGTCTAATGGAAGGGCTAATTCTGGGCATGAAAAGACAACACAGTTCATACTTgtagtttcatattttttcagttcatttcagtaaaaacataatataaaaggCATTGCCACCCTCTTCCCCTCCTGGGGGTGATCCATCAAGCCTGTCAGTCTGGGCCGCTCCAATGGTTCATAGCTCATCATGCGATATGTGCAGGGCATGGTCACATAGATCTGCAAACAGCACATAACAGTTTGAAGGAAAATGCCACTCTCATACTGATATATGCCACTATCAAGAAAATACTCCAAATCAAACTGATACACATACCAACCACCGTTTTTCAGAGCATATgcttttaaatgacaaaatattccCATTATCCTCTCACCTGTGCCTCAGGTGAGGGAACCACAAATTCTGAAAGCCGACAGAGAATAGAGAGGGACAACCCAACTCCCTAAGCCATGGGTAATGGAAGATAACTCTTGAGCTAATATcagagggcagagggctggggggggcgggggggcacaCTAAGGAATGTACCAGTTTCTACAGGACTGTGAGGATAGAAAGTGGGAGCAGCTTACCTGTTCGCTTACTACAGAGTTTGTCTTTGACATTGTCAGCCTCTCGGGAGAAGAATTCAATGAGTTCATCCTCATATTCTTCCACAATGCTCTCACACTGCCAACCCAAGGGAGAAACGAGTGAGAGAGGGCAGCACGAAGAGGCCTCTTGCTTCTGCCTCCAGAGAGGACAAGGGTATTAACCCAACTTTCCACTTGAGCTCTCCAATAACTCCCCTAATTTCTAAGAACCAGCTACCCACTTCCATAGCTCACCGCAAACTTGAGGGTGCCGCTGATGTCTGAATCAATTCGGATGCCCTGTAGGTCCAGTTCATTGGATTCTCCATTCCGGCTCACTACACGTACATAGTTCTTGCGGTGGGTGGAAGGATCAATCTGTTCCCCATACTCCTTCATCCGGTCACATACCTCCTCTAGTAGCTCTGTGAGGTGGGCCTCTGAGCGAGCATAAGGCACCTAGAAATGTCCTCAGCCTTGGGTCACACTCTTCTACCTCTGTACATTAGTAATTTATATCCTTTTCCTTCCAAATCTAGCTATTCTAAAAAGCTAAATGCTAAAAAGCCTGCTCTATTTAAAAACAGTATGGTTTATTTGTGtaatttcaaagtgctttcaaatATATGGTCTTATTTTACCTCAGTATACAAGCCTAAGAAATAAAACAGGTGTCATTAGGCCCAAATTATAAACAGAGACCTCTTTGATTAACCCTAGCCAGCTatgtattcttttcctttgaattccCTTAATTCTTATGGGTGTAaggtaatgattttatttttattttttgtattgagACTAAAACATGCCCTCAACAAGAGAGGATTAGAAAGGTAGTGTAGGCTTGAGGAAAACAACTATTAAATCATTTCACAAGCATTACAACCttaacatttctttattgttCACTAAGCACAGCTTTGTTATATGTGTGTTctgttttcaattaaaataaatttcctaaatACAAGGAAGAATAAgaccttctgtttcttttttgaatgtttgtgtgtatacTGTATTGCCATAGTGAAAACATGAATCACATGGATTAAGGATGTGGAGAAGGGGTTCCCTGTCTGCTAACAACTTCTACagcagaaacaaaatattaaggtTTGGAACCAGGAAGTAAGTGCATAGGGTATAAGCCTTCAGCCTTTTCCACATGAGACAGCCGTATCTTTTAGATACCTCTCTGGgtcaatgttttcttcatttctattaaacCAAGCTCCTTCTTAATTAGTTGAGTTCTCATTCAAAGTCAGAGTGATCTACTTTATTTGGGGGAACAGTAAGTTACCTCCACCACTGACTGGCTGCCATCTGGATTGATTCGGAAAGAGCCCATCTGAATGGTCTTCTTGGGATCCACCTGGGCAATTTCCCACTCTAGTTCATCCACCAGAGCCCTGCAAGCTGGTGCAGGGggagagaagatggaggaggagaaagggggagaaaggaaTCAACACAGGGATTTCCACTCATTCTTATCCAGACTTTGGATATCATGTCCTCCCAAAGCCCTGtcttccccaccctccttcctcccacttcTCTTTGTGTCTTTACCTCCACAGTGTAGATCCTGGCTCCTCCGAGCCCAGGCAGTTCCCAGCAGGGCCCCCAGAAGCAGGGCCAGCCAACCCCAGCCTTTCATCTTAAACGTAATGGGGTTGCTCCACCTGGGTTTGGATTGGAATAAGGCGTAAGTATGAGGAGCCAGCTCCATTCCCCCAACTTATCCCTCATCCCCATGCCTACAGAGGCCTCAGTGTGACTCTGGTTTTACTTTCCAGGAAATGGCCGGGACACAAAGGGGCTCCTCTGTTCTGGTGCTTGAGGACCCGGATTACCCCGGGCGGTGAGGGAGAGCGCGAGCTCAGGATTTAGGACTCAGCCCCCAGACACTACGTCGACAGGTGAGGCCCTAGCTGTTGGTACTTCAGCGTCGGCCGCCTAGAGCTCACGGGGCTATGTGGCAGCTACAAAACGGAGGCTGGCGATTAAGCGAGGACGAAAGGCACAGAGGAGCTACCAGCAAGGAGGCCAGGAGTCAGTGAGGTGGCTGGCCCGCGAAGAGTACGCTCAATAAGTAGGGCCTATTTGGACCCAGCATTGGAGATTACTGCGTCCCCACCTCCAGCCTATAACCTATTTCCCGTGCGGACCAGCCCCCTTTCTAAGGACCCCTCCATTGCCTGCGCTCCAGTCCATCCCCGACCCTCAGCGCCACTCGCATCCGTCCCACCTCTGCTCCCAGGGCCGCCGCCTTGGCCCAGGCGCTGGAAGACGGTCGTACTCTCACTTCAGCTCTGGACCTAGCACCTGGCTAGGGGGGAGCGGGGCTGTCCGGGCTTCTCCAGAGCAGTCCAGAGCTTTTCAGACACGGGGTGGCCCGGCGACCGCCTGACCCAGATCCTCGCACCCTAAGTGGGCGCCTAAACCCGGCTCCGATGCTCTGCGGTGCAAGCCCCACACCAGGGATCGACCCCAAACCCGCTCCTCTAAAGTCTCGCGCGGACAGGCAGCATCCGAGCGGCTCCTAGGCAGCGAGGACCCCAATGGATCGCAGAAGGACCCAGACTTGCGTGGCTTGCAGGTCCACGTGACCACCAGGGGGTCAGCCGAAGAATAGGAGTGGCTTGAAGGAAGGACAGATCCTGGCGTGGTGTATGGAGGTGGTCAGGCGAGCGTGTGTGGTCGGTGTAGGTGGGCTAGGTAGGACCTTCAGAAAGAAAGCGCTGCTAGCCAGTAAAAAGCCCTAGTTTCAGTACCTAGGAAACTACATCTCCCAAGAAGCACCGCAGCACCACATACTTTGTGAGTAGCTACAGGTCTCAAGATATCCTGGGACCTGTAGTTTGTCACCTTCCCCACGCCTCTTTTACAGTTAACGGGGAAACCATACTGTACATCTTACATCTTAAAAAGAATCTGACTtgggggcggccgggtggctcaggtggttggagcgctgtatTCCTAACACCCCCgtttgccagttggattcctacatgggccagtgagctacgtcCTCCACCAAGGGCTTGACTCAAGAGTTggtgagggaagggagaaaaaaaaaaactgcctgaGGATACTAGCAGGCACAGCAAAGACCTAACATTGCCCAGGAAAGACATAATTATACTTCCCCAATATCCTTAACTTTGGACTCCACAAAGCTTTACCTTCGTTTCTGGGTGGGAATTTAAAAACCCTTAGGTTTTTCCCAGTTGTGATAGAAAACCAACAAAAAGGAGAGGAGGACTGAAGTCTGAGAACCCCACACTCGCAGGTCTCTAATAAGATAGATGACAgccaatattatttttgttttattttataaaacatgcagtttaaaacaaaattttaaaaaataacaagaaaacaaaacttgggaCAGGAGAGTGGAGTGGATGGAAGACAGATGCTTCTCAGCTGTCAGCAGGAGTGAAGCCAGCAGCCAAGCTTTGTCTAGGACCCAATGGCCCTTTTGGCAATGATGGTGTTGGCAATACTGGTTTGCTAGGGCCACCAAGAATACACACTAGCTCCTCTGGCATTCCTCAAGCAATCAGAGACGAGCTAAGTCTTGAGCTGCTGCTGTATCTAGTCACAGTCCAGTACTTCAGTCCTTAGCCAACTAGGAACGGGGAGTTTTGGTTCCAGGATCTTCTTTGCCTGGATATTAATCACTCAGGATATTTATTAAGAATACCAATCAATTTTCCATCTGGGTCAATTCTAGACTTTTTCTGGCCCACTGTTTTACAAAGGATGAAAAAATAATCTGGCTCCTAGACCCTTTGCAACAATTCTGCTGCATTCCAGTTCTATTAATAGCACCATCTATAAACCCTGAGCAGGTCCAATTCTGGAAGTGGACAGGGTATGGCCAACTTGGGAAGCCATCTCCCAGTTCTGGGACCACAGAACACTGAAGGGAGAGGCAGTAGTTCTTTGGGAGAGGGTGAGGTCAGAGTGCCAGCACTGAGGAAAAAACGGCTGCATCTGTCAGAGACAAAAGCAAGAGCATTGACTCGTAAGATGAGTGGAAAAAAAGTACCTGGGATACTTCTTATGAAGGAAAAATGCAAGAGGAAAGAGCATGGACCTGCCCCAAACATTTTAGAATTGGGCAAGAGGATGTTAGGACTAGTAGTTTGATAACAAAATCTATTTCACTgattgttgggaggattaagtgCTCTGGAAACTGTTGCGTGCTTTACAAATGTAAGGTAAGAGTGGTACTGTTCTCATCATTATGGTGGGTATAATCTTCACATATGCAATCAAAACCCACCCAGTCCAGTTTCCCTTGTCCCATCCCAAGCCTTACTCTTGGGACTTGTCTGGCCTTCAGGCTCAGGCACCTTCCAGTCCATCTTTCGGCCCTTCTCGTAAAGACCCTTGAGCACTTTGTGGAAGGACTCAGGTTCAGTGCCATTTTTGCTTAGCTCCAGATACTTTCGGTATAGCTGAAGGGCTGTGCGGGCATCCTCAATACTGTCATGGGTCTCCCCTTGAATCTTCAGGTCTGGGGGAAGCAGAGGTGGAATAGTTTGGGACCTAGCAAAGGAAGGTAAAACATGTCCCCTACTCACATCCCCAGCCCcggataaacaacaacaaaaatatgactGCCCTTAAGGAAATAGCCAAACACCACTCCTGGTGCACAGAAGGGATATTGAAGCTAATTAAATCCATTAGTATCTCTCACCACTACTCCCCTTGGCCCCTCCAACACTTCTGCCTGCTCTTAATGAGCACAAGGGCCTTCAAAGGCAGAGCAACTCACCCAGAAAGTACCAAGCAAGGAATCGCAGGGAAATCATTCGTTTTCGGGGCATGTGAAACAGATAGACAGTGTCAAGGACTTGGTCCTTGGGCACCTGGCAGGGATAAAAGAATGGGAGGCTGAAGGTAGGAGAGCCATAATTTCCCATTCTCCAAAAGCATAATGTATACCCTGAGGGGCCCACACTCAAAAAAAGACTCTTAAAAGAGCCCTGCCCGAACCATGAGGTTGATGACCCGGAAGTCCTTCTGCAAACCATGACCCACAAACTTGACTCCAATATCTATGAGAAAACGAAGCTTTAAGTAGGTAGACTTGAGAGTTGTGAGGTGCTTAGAGGAAATCTTGGCATCAAGGTCTCCTGGCTTTATCCCTGAGTATTGAGTCAAGTAATCCACCACCTAGGGATAAAGAAAACAGCAAGTCTCCAAGGAAGCAAGGTGCCAAGTCCCCCCTACTCCTCTTCCCTGGGTTCTCTAGCACTCTACATAAGCACAGGGTCTGTCTCACTTGCACCTGCCTATTCTAATACCTGCTCCTGGGTGGAGATGTAGTCATCAATGAACGGAATACCCTCATTCGGTCCCTGGCCCCGAACACAGGTAATCCGCGCTACTGACATCTGGCTTGGTTTGATGGTAGACTTGGTGCCATCACTGCGCAACTCTGCTTCCTCCTACATGAGAAGAGTTAATAAGGAAGTCAGAGAAATGCTTCTGACTCCTAATAGCCCCAGAATTCTGTCCCAAAATCCACTTTTGGCCTTGGTTACCTCATTAAGGGTGACAAACTCAGCATCCAGGCCCACCAGGTCCCCAACCTGTGGCATCTCATTCAGCATCAGCGGAATAAAGGTAGTATGTGTTTTCCGCTGCTTCCGTGCCAGTGAGGCTTCAGCCAGCAGGACACTTGCCTCAATAGGGTTCTTGACTAGAAGGGAGAATCCGGAAGACA contains:
- the CNPY2 gene encoding protein canopy homolog 2; protein product: MKGWGWLALLLGALLGTAWARRSQDLHCGACRALVDELEWEIAQVDPKKTIQMGSFRINPDGSQSVVEVPYARSEAHLTELLEEVCDRMKEYGEQIDPSTHRKNYVRVVSRNGESNELDLQGIRIDSDISGTLKFACESIVEEYEDELIEFFSREADNVKDKLCSKRTDLCDHALHISHDEL